A genomic window from Chaetodon trifascialis isolate fChaTrf1 chromosome 22, fChaTrf1.hap1, whole genome shotgun sequence includes:
- the LOC139350522 gene encoding caldesmon has product MEFKDHDYTNPTHDKVNPLEFTYKMNSKEIEAFVKLRVSNNYLFSGRRNTSMWAWRTILRHMGLQHKMTHGQASKKWDNMKKRYKELKNPPDGVKVFPEAWPYFNLMEDAMEGRLEGSAAILKVFPNDKDSGDFLPISKPKKRKVSMVINSSTASLVDGPEIDVSLNRDDNGEEEAVQEASQEIDCIMQEVDDERNVTESQRQTMEREKQVMDREKQVMDRERLVLQRERAVLDRGNAALDRDRASLERERAMIEREKAVMERERAMLEKDRDTLSRARLALEREKAKLERLTAAKEKTEEVTEDSSEVKDSDVIDRKERFLYLFEKLVENF; this is encoded by the exons atggaatTCAAGGATCACGATTACACGAACCCCACTCATGATAAAGTCAACCCCTTGGAGTTCACATATAAAA TGAATTCAAAAGAAATTGAAGCCTTTGTGAAGCTGAGGGTTTCAAATAATTACCTCTTTTCTGGAAGGAGAAATACTTCTATGTGGGCATGGAG GACCATCCTGAGACATATGGGCTTGCAACACAAGATGACCCATGGTCAAGCATCCAAAAAATGGGACAACATGAAGAAAAGATACAAG gAGCTAAAGAACCCTCCGGACGGGGTGAAAGTCTTCCCTGAAGCGTGGCCTTATTTCAATCTGATGGAAGACGCCATGGAGGGTCGGCTAGAAGGCAGCGCCGCCATCCTCAAGGTCTTCCCCAACGACAAAGACAGCGGAGATTTCTTACCCATCTCCAAACCCAAGAAGAGGAAGGTGTCCATGGTGATAAACTCCAGCACGGCTTCGTTAGTAGACGGGCCAGAGATTGATGTTTCCCTAAACAGAGATGAtaatggggaggaggaggcagtgcAGGAGGCAAGCCAGGAGATAGACTGTATCATGCAAGAGGTGGATGACGAGAGGAACGTAACGGAAAGCCAAAGACAAACAATGGAAAGGGAGAAACAGGTGATGGACAGGGAGAAACAGGTGATGGACAGGGAGCGGCTggtgctgcagagggagagagcagtgCTGGACAGGGGGAACGCCGCTCTGGACCGAGACCGGGCCTcgctggagagggagagggcgatgatagagagagaaaaggcagtgatggagagggagagggcgaTGCtggagaaggacagagacacTCTGAGCAGGGCCCGGCTGGCTCTGGAGCGAGAGAAAGCCAAGCTGGAGAGACTTACTGCGgccaaagaaaagacagaagaggtcacagaggacagcagcgaGGTGAAGGACTCAGACGTCATAGACAGGAAGGAGCGCTTCCTCTACTTGTTTGAAAAACTTGTTGAAAATTTTTGA